The window ctatatatatatatatatatatatatatatatatatatatattgattttcGGTTATACACTTAATATTCCTGAAATTGTAGTTCAATCAGTTAAAGCATTGCCCGGTCAAGACGGAAGCTGTGGATTAGAGGCTCGTCAATCTCTGATTCAATAAATATATCATTTCATCTCTATTTCATTCATTCTTGACCATAAAATATTAGTATAATAGAAAGGGTGTTGTTATTCAAGTCCGTCAGATAAAAATGGAATATTTGCTTTATTTTTCGTCAGGGGAGTGGGGATCGTGACATCGTGTTGGAagttgctttgtttatttttttcaaataatgcAATAAAACAAGAAACAGGCCGCAACCGCAGCATGATCTAATTTCAACTGTTTGTTTTAGAAAGCCATAATTTAGGAGGACAATCTGCATATTTAGAAGACGATATGATCCTTTTGTTTGTTATATATACATAGTGGTTAcgaagaggaaaagaaaattcATATACATATTTTcaggaaattttttttttctcttagtaAAAATATGTTATCCTGTCTTATATCAAGGtacttataaaattttattttagttatcGGTTGactatttttaaacaattattttacttaaaaGTCAGCATGTTACTGTTTACAGCGTACGGGAGTGATAATAAACATGAAAAGGAAGGTAAATAACCCATTACTTACTAGAATCTTACATAAATTTCTCAAATAAATCCCAAACTTATCAACGTCTAGCTATTAATCAATCATACACttatcaaaactagccaaacacaTATAAACCCaaaggttctttctctccaagaatcacacacaaagatctccttccatatttttaagcgtgattagcaacattagatgcaagacgaaaaggaaatttcatggatgaggtagcaaataaggtgatgaaatacaaaatatatatatatacaagattccaaaaatctaagtaaaaaagtaaattttataatctaagcaaaaaatgaccttttttcaatgggtatggttaaaattcattgaaaacatatagatgagtcaatatacaaattttaaggaagattggaggtgatttggactgatttggtatcaaaatttgtagttaaaatcgagtACAAAAAATTcttatcaaacatgtatcacgcatgtatctcacacacaggtatacatggatatacatgtgatacacatttgatataaatatgatacatatgtgatacacaaatgatacacagtgtgatacacatatcattttttatttcgaattttcaattcaaaccacctcaaaactccaccaaatcatcccaaaactgagattcaagctccttaagatttACTCAATCTATTTTAATACACcgactcaaaagaaagcaaaaatttgacatgttttggctacaaatagctaattgactaatattagtaatatttggttAATAAATCAAAGTTTTGACCAAAAGAAAAGGAATGCATATAAGAAAAAGATTTAAGTTTATAAAGAGCTTTTACACTATCACATGGTTTTATTAGTTGTAACGTATAATTTATAGAATATTGGAGATTTAACTTTATGATCCATTATAAATGTTATTTTAGTTATATGAAAACTACCGAAGCATAATATGAATAGTTATGCAAAATTTGAAACATCTGAAAATTTGCTATTTTAATGGAGTaactatttttcataaaaaatagaAGTGCATTAAGATTACAATTTAAGAGAGAGCATCCGACATAAATACATATTGGTCAACCAATTCAACTAAATAGCAGGAAATGTTGTTAACATAGTATTTCATTTTCCATACAAGAGAAAAAGATAAGAACTCAACAACAACATACTCGgtataatcccacatagtggggtctgcggaggatagtgtgtacacagaccttatccctaccttgtggagatagagaggttgtttgcAATAGACTCTCGGCTGAGGAAAGCCTAAGCACAACACTAATGAAAAGAAAAACGGCAAGAAATAACAGTAAGAAGATAATAACTCACATCGGATAATTAATACAAGAAATCATGAGTTAACTGATTCTAAGATACAGAAGGTACTCTACTATTCTCTCTTCCAGATGGAAAATGCAGCGCGCTATAGAAGAGGTCTGTGCTTCCCATACAAACTTACTATACATCGACGCCTTAAGCAGTGGAAGTCAGTTTAAAAATCACTTAGGATCTAACTTTAGCAAGACGCGCCCTTAGTTCTTCTAAGTCTTCCTCGTCATCAGCACCCTGCAAGAAATAACAAACCAATGGTCAATCAATTTAGTTCGGTTGATCACTACAATACGTCACAAGATGAGAGGACATACCTCTGCCTCCTCCACTGCCTGCGCGGGTTGCTTTAACTTTTGCTTTCGGACTGCTTCAGGAAGTTGTGCAGTAGTCTCACCAGCAATTGCAGTCAAAACCTTGTCAACTTCTTCTTCAATCTCGTCTTCTATGTCTTCTGAATCCAGGGCGCTGTCCACTGCATCATTTACCATTTCCTCCATCACACCAGCCTGCAATACCAAGAGATCGGGTAATTTCTAGTTAAAAAGAAAATGTGCGTGTGTGCGCGCACGCGTgttgtgtgtgtgagagagagagaagcTTCTTGCGGGGGAGGCAGGCAATAGGACAGTCTATCATATAGAGATCAGCTTTCGTTTTTCTTCCACAGACAACTGTGCAACGTGTGAGCGTGAGTTGCATTCAATTTGGCATACAACCAATCACTGAAAGGAAAATAAGAGTCATGCTTTGGCAACTTCTATGATCTTCTACTTGCCCTCTAATGTTTTATTCAGCACAAAGAAGATTTTAGTATAAATTCAATATTTTCATGGGTAGAACTGACTATCTTCAACATATTTATGGAACGAACTATTGGATACTCATGCATCTGAGATCTTAAATAACCCAAAATGGCCGGAAAGGCCTACAAGTAATATCAACAAGCTCGTCTAACTGTTCGGAGAGTATTCTCATTCATGTTAACAATAATTCATACAATATCCCAATCCACACAAGAAACACCTAGTTTCTCCATGGAACTCCTAAAGAATAAGCGCACATGCTCTGTGAATTATGAAGGAATTCATAGTCATATACTATGTTAAATGAAACCATCAAAAGCCAGGTGCATCCACATCAATCTCACACGATCTAGGTGTGGGAAAGGAATAACGTACATAATTTGGCTGACTTCATGCTCACGCTGGgttttttggttttgattttcagtttttataaaaattatatatatatattcacataaagTGTTCGAAAACTTTGCTATTGTATGAGATATACTTATGGAATTAATATTAGGCATTTAAAAGGAACTTAATTATACTTGTTTTGGTTCAAAGACTTTTATTTAATAACTGAAATATAAACACACAACATACATATATACTCCATCCATTTCAAACAGAATGAAGAGGCTGAAAACGAAGGTCTCAAGCCTTCTCATTTACGGTCTCAATTGGAactatttctttcattttctaaaGTAATATTTTCGTATTTAGAAGGGTGTAGGGGCAAGCCCATTATCAACCGAGTTTTGAACCGTGCACCTCTAGTCCTCCGGGATTTCTTAGTTaacaaaaaaattaatattttcatatcTAATACTCCACTACATCAACAAGTACTATAAGTCataattctttaattaattaaaaacatttaagataagtttgaaataattgtAGTAAAAGATTGTTTGATTCTCCAAATAGTAATGACATCAGATAAAATGAAGCAGAGAGAGTATATGATAAATATTCTATAATGTAAAAAATTAGTCGTATCTTAGCACCCGTACCTTTAACTCTAACATATCCCTGAATTCTAAGATTTATGTGATGACAAATCTGACTCCTAGATTTGTATCCTTATTTTATACCCACACCCTTGTCCATGTAACACAGGTCATATGCTGTTAATTTGCACGAGGAACAAGGAAATAAAACTTGACATGTGATATCTAAATATATATCCCCATTTAAGAAAGACAATTATAATCTAAAACACAAATTTGTGATCAAGTTACACAAGATTTTCAAAAACTAGTATAAGCATATTTACacataaagaagctgaaaataATCGAAGGGGTACACTTGATGAGAGTATAAAATCTGACACCTAGAAATAGACTCACTAGAAAACTTCCTTAAGAAGTAATGGATTCCATATAGTATGAACACACAAAAAAATACAGCCAATAGCAAACAGAGAAACAATGATTCTGTTATGTTATCTAGCATACAGCAATATTTAAGAATTGGAATCAAACTGGTTTAAAGGCGATTCGCAACCAGGAGAAAAGATCAAGAATATCATTGAAGCTCAAAATGATAAAGCCAAATAGATATATACCTTGGTCATTTCTTTACTAAATTCCTGCATTGTCATAGCCACTTCTGGAGCCTTCATAAGATTATTGACGAGCTTCATGACTTCAGCACTCTTAGATAAATGTCCCACTGTTCGAGCGATAGCTGCAAAACCAATTACAAGTCAATGGGACACTGGAGAAGCCAACACATAAACTAATAAGTATAAATCAAGAGGGTTGGTTTCAATTTGTCGTCCAACCAGCAACAGTATATGGTTGTCTAGCTACAGACATTCTAATAGGTGCTA is drawn from Nicotiana tabacum cultivar K326 chromosome 9, ASM71507v2, whole genome shotgun sequence and contains these coding sequences:
- the LOC107817238 gene encoding vacuolar protein sorting-associated protein 24 homolog 1 gives rise to the protein MEKVMNILKPKPNPQQLLRDWQRRLRQECRNIERQIRDIQREEKNVQKAIKEAAKRNDMGSAKSLAKEIVRSKRTVNRLYENKAQLNSISMHLGESVAIARTVGHLSKSAEVMKLVNNLMKAPEVAMTMQEFSKEMTKAGVMEEMVNDAVDSALDSEDIEDEIEEEVDKVLTAIAGETTAQLPEAVRKQKLKQPAQAVEEAEGADDEEDLEELRARLAKVRS